In a genomic window of Streptomyces sp. BHT-5-2:
- the sph gene encoding sphingomyelin phosphodiesterase → MPHSALRTSRVAAIAAALAATLAVASPTASAAAPSAASAPRLKVLTYNTFLMSKNLYPNWGQDHRAQAIASADFFHGNDVVVLQEAFDNSSSDALKARAAAEYPHQTPVVGRSRSGWDATGGAYSAVTPEDGGVTLLSKWPVLRKEQYIYKDACGSDSFSNKGFVYAVLDVDGTRVHVVGTHTQSTDSGCKAGEAAADRAAQLKELDAFLDAENIPADEEVMVAGDMNIDSHGSEYDALLANADLAPADGRTGHPYSFDTQENSIAKYRYPDDPREDLDYVLFRNGHARPTGWRNTVVKEESAPWTVSSWGKSYTYSDLSDHYPVIGG, encoded by the coding sequence GTGCCGCATTCCGCGCTGCGCACATCCCGGGTCGCCGCGATCGCCGCGGCCCTCGCCGCCACGCTGGCCGTCGCGTCCCCCACCGCATCAGCCGCGGCCCCGTCGGCCGCGAGCGCGCCCCGGCTCAAGGTGCTCACCTACAACACCTTCCTCATGAGCAAGAACCTCTACCCCAACTGGGGCCAGGACCACCGGGCACAGGCCATCGCGTCCGCGGACTTCTTCCACGGCAACGACGTCGTCGTGCTCCAGGAAGCCTTCGACAACTCCTCCTCGGACGCGCTGAAGGCACGGGCCGCAGCGGAGTACCCGCACCAGACGCCGGTGGTCGGCCGCAGCCGCAGCGGCTGGGACGCCACCGGCGGCGCCTACTCGGCCGTCACCCCAGAGGACGGCGGGGTGACGCTGCTGAGCAAGTGGCCGGTACTGCGCAAGGAGCAGTACATCTACAAGGACGCCTGCGGCTCGGACTCGTTCTCCAACAAGGGCTTCGTCTACGCGGTGCTGGACGTCGACGGCACCAGGGTGCACGTGGTCGGCACCCACACCCAGTCCACCGACTCGGGCTGCAAGGCCGGTGAGGCGGCCGCCGACCGTGCCGCGCAGCTCAAGGAGTTGGACGCCTTCCTGGACGCCGAGAACATCCCGGCGGACGAGGAGGTCATGGTCGCCGGCGACATGAACATCGACTCCCACGGCAGCGAGTACGACGCCCTGCTGGCCAACGCCGACCTGGCCCCCGCGGACGGCCGCACCGGCCACCCGTACTCCTTCGACACCCAGGAGAACTCGATCGCCAAGTACCGCTACCCGGACGATCCCCGCGAGGACCTGGACTATGTGCTGTTCCGCAACGGCCATGCCCGGCCGACCGGTTGGCGGAACACCGTGGTCAAGGAGGAGTCGGCGCCCTGGACCGTCTCCAGCTGGGGCAAGAGCTACACCTACAGCGACCTCTCCGACCACTACCCGGTGATCGGCGGCTGA
- a CDS encoding oxygenase MpaB family protein codes for MSTVQTPPKCTDPAPPPPGGVLWSLVGDIRSLLTLPAALTMQVAHPAVGAGVDDHSVFRTDPWGRGERSLASLQLWVYGGAEAAEEGRRLRKLHRAIQGTDAYGRKYHALTPAYYAWVHATGYPVFRHARRYLGRPFTPAQERQLYAEWLQVGRILGIHDRDMPQTIEEFWPYYRKVLDTEIEETAVVRELTATDQPLPAPDRGPWWVLLPLRLAWPVLKPGFARFRRFVTIGLMPPDARRAIGLPWTDVQERRLRHLGLVVRLVMPVLPERLRFMPIARRARREHRAARR; via the coding sequence ATGAGTACGGTACAAACACCCCCGAAATGCACGGACCCCGCACCCCCGCCGCCCGGTGGCGTGCTCTGGTCGCTGGTCGGGGACATCAGATCCCTGCTGACCCTGCCCGCCGCGCTGACGATGCAGGTGGCGCACCCCGCCGTGGGCGCGGGCGTGGACGACCACTCGGTCTTCCGCACCGACCCCTGGGGCCGCGGCGAACGCTCACTGGCCTCGCTCCAGCTGTGGGTCTACGGCGGGGCGGAGGCCGCCGAGGAGGGCCGGCGGCTGCGGAAGCTGCACCGCGCCATCCAGGGCACCGACGCCTACGGCCGGAAGTACCACGCGCTCACCCCCGCCTACTACGCCTGGGTGCACGCCACCGGCTACCCCGTCTTCCGGCACGCTCGGCGCTACCTCGGCCGCCCGTTCACCCCGGCGCAGGAGCGGCAGCTCTACGCGGAGTGGCTCCAGGTCGGCCGGATCCTCGGCATCCACGACCGGGACATGCCGCAGACCATCGAGGAGTTCTGGCCCTATTACCGCAAGGTCCTCGACACCGAGATCGAGGAGACGGCGGTGGTGCGTGAGCTGACCGCCACCGACCAGCCGCTGCCGGCCCCGGACCGCGGCCCCTGGTGGGTGCTGCTGCCGCTGCGGCTGGCCTGGCCGGTGCTCAAGCCGGGCTTCGCCCGCTTCCGACGGTTCGTCACCATCGGGCTGATGCCGCCGGACGCCCGGCGTGCCATCGGCCTTCCCTGGACCGACGTCCAGGAGCGCCGCCTGCGCCACCTGGGGCTGGTGGTGCGGCTGGTGATGCCGGTCCTGCCGGAGCGGCTGCGGTTCATGCCGATCGCACGGCGGGCCCGCCGGGAACACCGGGCGGCCCGCCGCTGA
- a CDS encoding M1 family metallopeptidase, whose amino-acid sequence MRHRLLVPGAAALSLLLAIPASAADFTPGAPGAGDSYYPYSGNGGYRVSHYDLRLKYQPKTDLLEGTATLLARTTQNLSRFNLDFGLKVGEIRVNGKKAAFATSGEHELEVTPATPLEKGKDISVVVRYAGKPSELKIDGFTAWARTPDGGVVAQEPDSAVWWFPSNDHPSDKATYDISVAVPDGTQALSNGVLASKTSKLGWTRYNWRSDKPQATYLTTLAIGKFDITTDTTADGVPVINAVSPDLGPNLGSARASIERTTEVTEWLESVFGPYPFNSVGGYVPNVPAHYALETQTRPFYGKQAFDKGTNVSVVVHELAHQWYGDSVSLKDWKDIWLNEGFAAYSQWLWSEKEGEGTAQQLADYVYAQHPAGDPFWTVKPGDPGADKQFDSAVYDRGALALQALRNKVGDKVFFDILKSWPTEHRYGNAAIGDFVKFAEKKSGQPLADFFDTWLYQPSRPAAGAGARAFAAPRGPVAAPKSWKQIAATHDVHEVHGGR is encoded by the coding sequence GTGCGTCACAGACTCCTGGTCCCGGGCGCGGCCGCGCTCAGCCTGCTGCTGGCGATCCCGGCATCAGCAGCGGACTTCACGCCCGGCGCCCCGGGTGCGGGCGACAGCTACTACCCCTACAGCGGCAACGGCGGGTACCGCGTCTCCCACTATGATCTGCGGCTCAAGTACCAGCCGAAGACCGACCTGTTGGAGGGCACGGCGACCCTGCTCGCCCGGACCACACAGAACCTCTCGCGCTTCAATCTGGACTTCGGGCTGAAGGTCGGTGAGATCCGGGTCAACGGCAAGAAGGCCGCCTTCGCCACCTCCGGGGAGCATGAGCTGGAGGTCACTCCGGCCACGCCGCTGGAGAAGGGCAAGGACATCAGCGTGGTGGTCCGCTACGCGGGCAAGCCCTCCGAGCTGAAGATCGACGGCTTCACCGCCTGGGCCCGGACGCCGGACGGCGGGGTGGTGGCGCAGGAGCCGGATTCGGCGGTGTGGTGGTTCCCCAGCAACGACCACCCCTCCGACAAGGCGACGTACGACATCTCCGTCGCCGTCCCGGACGGCACCCAGGCGCTCAGCAACGGCGTGCTGGCCTCGAAGACCTCCAAGCTCGGCTGGACGCGCTACAACTGGCGCTCGGACAAACCGCAGGCGACGTATCTGACGACGCTGGCGATCGGCAAGTTCGACATCACCACCGACACCACCGCGGACGGCGTACCGGTGATCAACGCGGTCAGCCCGGACCTGGGCCCGAACCTCGGGTCGGCGCGGGCGAGCATCGAGCGCACCACCGAGGTCACCGAGTGGCTGGAGAGCGTCTTCGGCCCGTATCCGTTCAACTCGGTCGGCGGCTATGTCCCCAACGTCCCGGCGCACTACGCGCTGGAGACCCAGACCCGGCCGTTCTACGGCAAGCAGGCCTTCGACAAGGGCACCAACGTCTCGGTCGTGGTGCACGAGCTGGCCCACCAGTGGTACGGCGACAGCGTGTCGCTGAAGGACTGGAAGGACATCTGGCTCAACGAGGGCTTCGCCGCGTACAGCCAGTGGCTGTGGTCGGAGAAGGAGGGCGAGGGCACCGCGCAGCAGTTGGCGGACTACGTCTACGCCCAGCACCCGGCGGGCGACCCGTTCTGGACGGTGAAGCCGGGCGACCCGGGCGCGGACAAGCAGTTCGACTCGGCGGTCTACGACCGCGGTGCGCTGGCCCTCCAGGCGCTGCGGAACAAGGTCGGCGACAAGGTGTTCTTCGACATCCTCAAGTCCTGGCCGACGGAGCACCGGTACGGCAACGCCGCGATCGGGGACTTCGTGAAGTTCGCCGAGAAGAAGTCCGGGCAGCCGCTGGCCGACTTCTTCGACACCTGGCTGTACCAGCCGAGCAGGCCGGCCGCCGGGGCGGGCGCGCGGGCGTTCGCCGCGCCGCGCGGCCCGGTCGCCGCGCCGAAGTCGTGGAAGCAGATCGCGGCCACCCACGACGTGCACGAGGTGCACGGCGGTCGCTGA
- a CDS encoding Xaa-Pro dipeptidyl-peptidase, producing MGPPHTPWKTLVGAAVLVLLALLAAPGAASATPAPRESKPVYSYAHAIRETVWVDTGLDGDGDGRTDRVAVDIIRPSEPARQGHRIPVIMDASPYYSCCGRGNESQKKTYDAHGRPVQFPLFYDNYFVPRGYATVLVDLAGTNRSDGCIDTGGRSDVQSAKAVVDWLNGRARGYTARGGGRAVTADWSNGKTGMIGKSWDGTIANGVAATGVPGLKTIVPIAGITSWYDYYFAQGAPLYDGGPDELAAAVESPGAHKNCAAVQRKLKAGAPRNGDWTGLWTERDYVRAAAKVRASVFLVHGMQDLNVRTKHFGQWWDALARHGVQRKIWLSQTGHVDPFDYRRADWVHTLHQWFDHYLMGYDNGIDRAPMADIERAPDTWTTDARWPAKGTATVPLHPRTGSQAGVGTLGTRPTPAGQKAAFTDDPALDESDWAAAVDRPTPAKTGFTTGPLTAPLRLSGAGTVTVTATPSTTSAHLSAVLVDLGPDTIRNYAGDGEGIVTRGTSSCWGAGTRGDTGCFKDTAADTTKVGFTVFSRGWADLGHATDPQHGHPLTPGKPYTLTLQLAASDHIVPAGHRLALIVAGTDAHLIDPPASRPTLTLDLARTTARLPVTGGAPALARATAGTPAAPSPTGTTLKGIAPPPAPSRLPYGD from the coding sequence ATGGGACCTCCCCACACCCCATGGAAAACGCTGGTCGGCGCGGCCGTGCTCGTGCTCCTCGCGCTGCTCGCCGCACCCGGCGCGGCGAGCGCGACCCCCGCCCCCCGGGAGAGCAAACCCGTCTACTCCTACGCCCACGCCATCCGCGAGACGGTCTGGGTGGACACCGGCCTCGACGGCGACGGCGACGGCCGCACCGACCGGGTCGCCGTCGACATCATCCGGCCCTCCGAACCCGCCCGGCAGGGCCACCGGATACCCGTGATCATGGACGCCAGCCCCTACTACTCCTGCTGCGGCCGCGGAAACGAGAGTCAGAAGAAGACCTACGACGCCCACGGCCGCCCGGTCCAGTTCCCGCTCTTCTACGACAACTACTTCGTGCCCCGCGGCTATGCGACCGTCCTCGTCGACCTGGCCGGAACCAATCGCTCCGACGGCTGCATCGACACCGGCGGACGCTCGGACGTCCAGTCCGCCAAAGCCGTCGTCGACTGGCTCAACGGCCGGGCCCGCGGCTACACCGCCCGCGGCGGCGGCAGAGCCGTCACCGCCGACTGGTCCAACGGCAAAACCGGGATGATCGGCAAGAGTTGGGACGGCACCATCGCCAACGGTGTCGCCGCCACCGGCGTCCCCGGCCTGAAGACCATCGTGCCGATCGCCGGCATCACCTCCTGGTACGACTACTACTTCGCCCAGGGCGCCCCGCTCTACGACGGCGGCCCCGACGAGCTGGCGGCCGCCGTCGAGAGCCCCGGCGCACACAAGAACTGCGCCGCCGTCCAGCGCAAGCTCAAGGCGGGCGCCCCGCGCAACGGCGACTGGACCGGCCTGTGGACCGAACGGGACTACGTCCGCGCCGCCGCCAAGGTCCGCGCCAGCGTCTTCCTCGTCCACGGCATGCAGGACCTCAACGTCCGCACCAAGCACTTCGGACAGTGGTGGGACGCGCTCGCCCGGCACGGCGTCCAGCGCAAGATCTGGCTCTCCCAGACCGGCCACGTCGACCCCTTCGACTACCGCCGCGCCGACTGGGTGCACACCCTCCACCAGTGGTTCGACCACTACCTGATGGGCTACGACAACGGCATCGACCGGGCACCCATGGCCGACATCGAGCGCGCCCCCGACACCTGGACCACCGACGCCCGCTGGCCCGCGAAGGGCACCGCCACGGTCCCGCTCCACCCGCGCACCGGCAGCCAGGCCGGCGTCGGCACCCTGGGCACCCGCCCCACCCCGGCCGGACAGAAGGCGGCGTTCACCGACGACCCGGCGCTCGACGAGTCCGACTGGGCCGCCGCCGTCGACCGCCCGACCCCGGCCAAGACAGGCTTCACCACCGGCCCGCTGACCGCACCGCTGCGGCTCTCCGGCGCCGGCACGGTGACCGTCACCGCCACCCCCAGCACCACCAGCGCCCACCTCTCCGCCGTCCTCGTCGACCTCGGCCCGGACACCATCCGCAACTACGCCGGCGACGGCGAGGGCATCGTCACCCGCGGCACCAGCAGCTGTTGGGGCGCCGGCACCCGCGGCGACACCGGCTGCTTCAAGGACACCGCGGCCGACACCACCAAGGTCGGCTTCACCGTCTTCAGCCGCGGCTGGGCCGACCTCGGCCACGCCACCGACCCGCAGCACGGACACCCGCTCACCCCCGGCAAGCCCTACACCCTCACCCTGCAACTCGCCGCGAGCGACCACATCGTCCCCGCCGGGCACCGGCTCGCGCTCATCGTGGCCGGCACCGACGCCCATCTGATCGACCCGCCCGCCTCCCGCCCCACCCTCACCCTCGACCTGGCCCGCACCACGGCCCGGCTGCCGGTGACCGGCGGCGCCCCGGCCCTCGCCCGGGCCACCGCGGGCACCCCGGCGGCCCCGAGCCCGACCGGGACCACCCTCAAGGGCATCGCCCCGCCGCCGGCCCCCAGCCGGCTGCCGTACGGAGACTGA
- a CDS encoding M14 family metallocarboxypeptidase, with amino-acid sequence MAPLGSLRSRGLALAALAAALTAAFNPFPPARATPTHLPRTGFETSHGARWTSEAEETAFLAALTRAPGAGTPVRVDRIGTTAQGRPLRLVSLGTPALRHPADGRRTDSVLLVCSQHGDEPAGREACLTTVRDLAYARDPATRNLLAHTGVLVVPTANPDGRAAGTRGNSDGTDINRDHVALTTPEARAIAAVLRDHRPDTVYDLHEYTPKAPYYTKDLLSLWPRNLNTAAPVHREAAALSEEFVAPAARAAGFSTGVYGIWTDPVTGSPVKQVAGDGQERILRNTAGIKGSVGLLVETRVGPLTAAEKADPARNDRRRVTSQRSALKGLFGFLVRHRGRIAAATAAARTAGLADRGPVYLGGADNEPPTADRILTRPPRAYRLDPARFARAEAVLAAHGVHWRRDLDGGATVPLRQPLRALVPLLLDPRADHPVVAGTPVDGRDDG; translated from the coding sequence GTGGCACCCCTCGGCTCACTCCGCTCCCGCGGCCTCGCGCTCGCCGCCCTTGCCGCAGCCCTCACCGCCGCGTTCAACCCCTTCCCGCCCGCCCGGGCCACCCCGACCCACCTTCCCCGTACGGGATTCGAGACCAGCCACGGCGCCCGATGGACCAGCGAGGCCGAGGAGACGGCGTTCCTCGCGGCCCTCACCCGGGCCCCGGGAGCCGGGACCCCGGTCCGCGTCGACCGGATCGGCACCACCGCACAGGGCCGCCCGCTCCGCCTCGTCAGCCTCGGCACCCCCGCCCTCCGGCACCCCGCCGACGGCCGGCGCACCGACTCCGTGCTGCTGGTCTGCTCCCAGCACGGCGACGAACCCGCCGGCCGCGAGGCGTGCCTGACCACCGTCCGCGACCTCGCCTACGCCAGGGACCCGGCCACCCGGAACCTCCTGGCGCACACCGGCGTCCTCGTCGTGCCCACCGCCAACCCCGACGGCCGGGCCGCCGGCACCCGCGGCAACTCCGACGGCACCGACATCAACCGCGACCATGTGGCGCTGACCACCCCCGAGGCCCGCGCGATCGCCGCGGTGCTCCGCGACCACCGCCCCGACACCGTCTACGACCTGCACGAATACACCCCCAAGGCGCCGTACTACACCAAGGACCTGCTCTCCCTGTGGCCGCGCAACCTCAACACCGCGGCCCCCGTCCACCGCGAAGCGGCCGCCCTGTCCGAGGAGTTCGTCGCCCCCGCCGCCCGGGCGGCCGGCTTCAGCACCGGCGTCTACGGCATCTGGACCGACCCCGTCACCGGCTCCCCGGTCAAACAGGTCGCGGGCGACGGCCAGGAGCGCATCCTGCGCAACACCGCCGGCATCAAGGGCTCCGTCGGGCTGCTCGTGGAAACCCGCGTCGGCCCCCTCACCGCCGCCGAGAAGGCCGACCCGGCACGGAACGACCGCCGCCGGGTGACCTCCCAACGCTCCGCCCTCAAAGGGCTGTTCGGCTTCCTCGTACGGCACCGCGGACGCATCGCGGCGGCCACCGCGGCGGCCCGCACGGCCGGCCTGGCCGACCGCGGCCCCGTCTACCTCGGCGGCGCCGACAACGAACCCCCCACCGCCGACCGGATCCTGACGCGTCCACCGCGCGCCTACCGCCTCGACCCGGCACGTTTCGCCCGGGCCGAGGCCGTACTGGCGGCGCACGGCGTGCACTGGCGGCGGGACCTCGACGGCGGCGCCACCGTCCCGCTCCGCCAGCCGCTGCGTGCCCTGGTCCCGCTGCTGCTGGACCCGCGGGCCGACCATCCCGTCGTGGCCGGCACCCCGGTGGACGGGCGGGACGACGGGTGA
- a CDS encoding FAD-dependent oxidoreductase: MVGGGVIGLTSAVVLAEAGYGVRVVARDAAGATTSAVAGGLCWPYRVRPYDEAVRWSLRSLEVLTALAGRPAETGARLVAGTMADGPGAVDGDGLPADGLGAWYAAVPGLRRARAGELPPGCAGGWRARTPLVEMPVQLRYLQRRLVAAGGTVVARPVASLAEAADGVRAVVNCSGLGARELVPDPTVHPVQGQLVIVENPGVEEWFTAADGDSADTTYVLPQPFGLVLGGTARDGAWSREPDPAVAEAIVARCARFFPEVARARVLAHRVGLRPARPAVRLAAERLPDGTVCVHNYGHGGAGVTVSWGCADEVLRLVRDGLAAS, from the coding sequence GTGGTCGGCGGCGGGGTGATCGGGCTGACCTCGGCGGTGGTGCTCGCGGAGGCCGGGTACGGGGTGCGGGTGGTCGCGCGGGACGCCGCCGGTGCGACGACCTCGGCGGTCGCCGGCGGCCTGTGCTGGCCGTATCGGGTCCGGCCGTACGACGAGGCGGTCCGGTGGTCGCTGCGTTCCCTGGAGGTGCTCACCGCCCTCGCCGGGCGGCCGGCGGAGACCGGGGCGCGGCTGGTGGCGGGCACCATGGCGGACGGGCCGGGGGCGGTCGACGGTGACGGGCTGCCCGCCGACGGGCTCGGTGCCTGGTACGCGGCGGTCCCGGGGCTGCGGCGGGCCCGTGCCGGGGAGCTGCCGCCGGGCTGCGCCGGGGGCTGGCGAGCGCGCACGCCGCTGGTGGAGATGCCGGTGCAGCTGCGCTATCTACAGCGGCGGCTGGTCGCGGCCGGCGGGACGGTGGTGGCGCGCCCGGTGGCGTCGCTGGCGGAGGCGGCGGACGGTGTCCGGGCGGTGGTGAACTGTTCCGGACTCGGCGCCCGTGAGCTGGTCCCCGATCCCACGGTCCATCCCGTGCAGGGGCAGTTGGTGATCGTCGAGAATCCGGGCGTCGAGGAGTGGTTCACCGCGGCCGACGGGGACTCGGCGGACACCACTTACGTCCTGCCGCAGCCGTTCGGGCTGGTGCTGGGCGGGACGGCGCGGGACGGGGCCTGGTCGCGGGAGCCCGATCCGGCGGTGGCGGAGGCGATCGTGGCGCGCTGTGCCCGGTTCTTCCCCGAGGTGGCGCGGGCCCGTGTGCTGGCGCACCGGGTGGGCCTGCGTCCGGCCCGCCCGGCGGTGCGGCTCGCGGCGGAGCGCCTGCCGGACGGGACGGTCTGCGTGCACAACTACGGTCACGGGGGCGCAGGGGTGACCGTCTCCTGGGGCTGCGCCGACGAGGTCCTGCGGCTGGTGCGGGACGGGCTCGCGGCGTCCTGA